The Thermovenabulum gondwanense genome contains a region encoding:
- a CDS encoding ubiquitin-like small modifier protein 1 codes for MKVKFFAHYREYTGTKEIDVKNCKTVGELLKKLSEIYGEKLSKEFFDGEGLSSRVIVLVNGRNIVHLSNLNTPLKDEDEISLFPVVAGGL; via the coding sequence ATGAAAGTGAAATTTTTTGCCCATTACAGGGAATATACCGGCACAAAGGAAATCGATGTAAAAAACTGTAAGACGGTAGGGGAGCTGTTAAAAAAGCTATCGGAAATCTACGGAGAAAAACTTTCAAAGGAATTTTTTGATGGAGAAGGTTTGAGCAGCAGGGTAATAGTGCTTGTAAACGGCAGGAATATAGTTCACCTCTCAAATCTAAATACTCCGTTAAAAGATGAGGATGAGATAAGCCTTTTTCCGGTCGTCGCCGGCGGCCTGTAA
- the nuoE gene encoding NADH-quinone oxidoreductase subunit NuoE — MFEEGEHMIESILKRYPKERRFLLAILQDIQRTYNYLPRKALNEVREYLDIPLSSLYSMATFYRALSLKPKGKYVIRVCDGTACHIRGSMNLLEEIKRELSLLPGEITPDGKFSLETVNCLGSCAIAPVMMINERVYGNLKPDMLKEIFSSLGGEENG, encoded by the coding sequence ATTTTTGAGGAAGGTGAGCATATGATTGAATCCATACTGAAGCGGTATCCGAAAGAAAGACGATTTCTTCTTGCAATTCTCCAGGATATTCAAAGGACGTACAACTATTTACCGCGAAAAGCTTTAAACGAAGTCCGGGAGTACCTGGATATTCCTTTAAGCAGCCTTTACAGCATGGCAACTTTCTACAGGGCATTAAGCCTGAAACCCAAAGGGAAATACGTTATAAGGGTTTGCGACGGTACCGCCTGCCATATAAGAGGCTCCATGAATCTCTTGGAAGAAATTAAAAGGGAGCTCTCCCTTTTGCCGGGAGAAATAACTCCGGACGGTAAATTTTCTTTGGAGACGGTTAACTGCCTCGGCTCCTGTGCCATAGCCCCCGTCATGATGATAAACGAAAGGGTTTACGGCAACCTTAAGCCGGATATGTTAAAGGAAATTTTTAGCAGCTTAGGGGGTGAGGAAAATGGTTGA